From one Mucilaginibacter inviolabilis genomic stretch:
- a CDS encoding DUF3829 domain-containing protein: MKKIAQLLILPAFMTTTLIISCQNRDKGSKAQTQYAESNGDDANSIIKYNNGLLGQDERRDSYLKSLGNNVRSMRRLFDNPKATVSSIGMFEPFETPYIPKYGENISSPPSGLNSSDKQFFKDNVTQLNTLYTQIKDVYKAMRDYVKAQDYKDDNGAKGKALTDSIDNLGNKYYKLDDQVRAKLSVIADDAERVTLKDHPLKEYIYAMKDDRTKIAGISMLLDSSANNYKVSEAKLQVAFQALKSENEKHTAMSFSSRDEYASKKNYFGKFNEAVNDFLLELKRIMRDASASGKISEEDLKTLDYKRETIRSYYNNFVD, encoded by the coding sequence ATGAAAAAAATAGCACAATTGCTTATCCTTCCCGCTTTTATGACAACTACCCTTATCATTTCCTGTCAAAACAGGGATAAAGGTTCAAAAGCCCAAACTCAATATGCAGAATCAAATGGTGATGATGCCAACAGTATCATTAAGTATAACAATGGCCTGTTGGGCCAGGATGAACGTAGGGACAGCTATTTAAAAAGCCTGGGCAACAATGTAAGGAGTATGCGGAGATTATTTGATAATCCGAAGGCAACTGTTTCCTCCATAGGTATGTTTGAGCCTTTTGAAACGCCCTATATTCCAAAATATGGTGAAAACATCTCCAGTCCTCCAAGCGGGTTAAACAGCAGCGACAAGCAATTCTTCAAAGACAATGTTACGCAACTGAACACGCTTTATACCCAGATCAAAGACGTATATAAAGCGATGCGGGATTACGTAAAGGCCCAGGATTATAAAGACGATAATGGCGCCAAAGGAAAAGCATTAACAGATTCGATAGATAATTTGGGCAACAAATATTATAAACTAGATGACCAGGTGAGGGCAAAATTAAGCGTAATTGCCGACGATGCAGAACGCGTGACACTGAAAGATCATCCACTGAAAGAATATATCTACGCGATGAAAGATGATCGTACCAAAATAGCAGGGATCAGCATGCTTTTGGATAGTAGCGCTAATAATTATAAAGTTTCGGAAGCAAAGTTGCAGGTAGCTTTCCAGGCATTGAAGTCGGAGAATGAAAAACATACAGCTATGAGCTTTTCGAGTCGTGATGAGTATGCTTCAAAAAAGAATTATTTCGGCAAGTTCAATGAAGCGGTTAATGATTTTTTGCTTGAATTAAAAAGGATCATGCGCGATGCTTCTGCATCAGGAAAAATCAGTGAAGAAGACCTGAAAACGTTGGACTATAAAAGAGAAACTATCAGAAGCTACTATAACAATTTTGTAGATTAA
- a CDS encoding cellulase family glycosylhydrolase, translating to MLLQTFKNISVKVLLLALPTSFISLQGSAQSFLKADGKKIVDESGKNVLLRGMGLGGWMIQEGYMLHVNKDSRQYRIRERLEELMGPAETKEFYDTWLANNTRKIDIDSMRRWGFNSVRLPMHYNLYTLPIEKEPVAGQNTWLDKGFKMTDDLLAWCKANHMYLILDLHATPGGQGNDLNISDRNPDLPSLWDSEANKQKMIALWRKLADRYKNEPNIAGYDIINEPNWGFDDPANDKNGLKEKTNAPLRKLMMDITAAIREVDKKHIIIIEGNGWGNNYNGILPTWDKNMVLSFHKYWNFNDQKSVEHIIKTRDQYNVPAWIGETGENSNVWLTEEIRLLEKNNLGWALWPLKKMGNNNPIEIPSNLNYDDVTNYLNTGKHKPKESNVYSGTLEMAIHAKLENAIIHHDVIDAIFRQPFTTATKPFKANKVTNGTIINAVDYDLGRNGFAYFDTDTADYHTSGKPGIGNHGRIYRNDGVDISKDSTAYNSFYVDHIETTEWTQYTIQAKTAGVYSVKLKVAAATDDAKLSLHINGADQAKEIAVPNTGGLKTWQVITVKDIRLKAGTNKVRVYANKGGYNLHWLQFWKDK from the coding sequence ATGTTATTACAAACATTTAAAAATATATCGGTAAAGGTTTTGCTACTGGCTTTACCGACTTCGTTCATTTCGTTACAAGGTAGTGCGCAAAGCTTTTTGAAGGCGGATGGCAAAAAAATAGTGGACGAAAGCGGCAAAAACGTCCTATTGCGCGGCATGGGTTTGGGAGGCTGGATGATCCAGGAAGGTTACATGCTGCATGTAAATAAGGATAGCCGTCAGTATCGCATCCGTGAAAGGCTGGAGGAGCTGATGGGGCCCGCCGAAACCAAAGAGTTTTATGATACCTGGCTGGCCAATAATACCCGCAAAATAGATATCGATTCCATGCGTCGCTGGGGCTTCAACTCGGTGCGCCTGCCTATGCACTATAACCTGTATACTTTACCTATCGAAAAAGAACCGGTTGCCGGGCAAAATACCTGGCTGGATAAAGGCTTCAAAATGACCGACGACCTGCTGGCCTGGTGCAAAGCTAACCACATGTACCTCATCCTTGATCTGCATGCTACACCTGGCGGCCAGGGCAATGATCTCAATATATCAGACCGTAACCCCGATCTGCCGTCACTGTGGGATAGCGAAGCTAACAAGCAAAAAATGATAGCCCTTTGGCGCAAACTGGCCGATAGATATAAGAACGAGCCCAACATAGCCGGCTATGATATCATTAACGAACCCAACTGGGGTTTTGATGATCCGGCGAATGATAAGAATGGCTTAAAGGAAAAAACCAATGCCCCCTTACGCAAACTGATGATGGATATTACCGCTGCCATCCGCGAGGTAGATAAAAAACACATTATTATTATTGAAGGCAATGGCTGGGGTAATAATTATAACGGCATACTGCCTACCTGGGATAAAAACATGGTATTGAGCTTCCACAAATACTGGAATTTCAATGATCAGAAATCCGTAGAACACATCATCAAAACCCGCGACCAGTACAATGTACCAGCCTGGATAGGGGAAACCGGCGAAAACTCCAATGTTTGGCTAACCGAGGAGATTCGCCTGCTGGAGAAAAACAACCTGGGCTGGGCACTTTGGCCATTGAAAAAAATGGGCAATAACAACCCGATCGAGATTCCCTCCAACCTGAATTATGATGATGTGACCAACTACCTGAACACGGGTAAACATAAACCCAAAGAGAGCAATGTATACAGTGGCACACTCGAAATGGCTATTCATGCCAAATTGGAGAATGCCATTATTCATCACGATGTGATTGATGCTATTTTCAGGCAGCCATTCACTACCGCAACCAAGCCATTTAAAGCCAATAAGGTTACCAACGGTACTATTATTAATGCCGTTGACTATGACCTGGGCCGAAACGGTTTTGCTTATTTTGATACCGATACAGCCGATTACCATACTTCAGGAAAACCAGGTATCGGGAACCATGGCCGCATCTATCGTAATGATGGTGTAGATATCAGCAAAGATTCCACCGCTTATAACAGCTTTTATGTTGATCATATAGAAACCACCGAATGGACCCAATACACCATACAAGCAAAAACAGCAGGAGTATATTCAGTTAAACTAAAAGTAGCTGCGGCCACTGATGATGCCAAGCTATCTCTCCATATCAATGGAGCTGATCAGGCGAAAGAGATTGCGGTACCTAACACCGGGGGACTAAAAACCTGGCAGGTGATCACCGTAAAAGATATCCGTTTAAAAGCAGGAACAAATAAAGTAAGGGTGTACGCCAATAAAGGAGGGTATAACCTGCATTGGCTGCAATTTTGGAAGGATAAATAA
- a CDS encoding glycoside hydrolase family 30 protein: MNKNIRSLLLWPLLFSTTVIHAQKADQANLWLTKADRSVLFEKQKDVLNFKPATDNGFTITVDDKKTYQPIDGFGFALTGGSAMHIIRMSPDSRAALLKELFDTNGNNIGVSYIRLSIGASDLNEKVFSYDDMPTGQTDPALKHFDLGPDKQDVIPVMKQILAINPAIKILGSPWSPPAWMKTNEDTRGGRLKPEYYSAYAKYLVKYIQGMKANGIPIDAITIQNEPLHPGNNPSLLLVAPDEGEFIKNHLGPAFKAAGIKTKIIIYDHNADRPDYPISILNDPAARKYIDGSGFHLYGGDIDALTDVHNAHPDKNLYFTEQMVVEKENSTTINIASPVKRLIIGATRNWSRNVLEWNLAADPDYKPYTDRGGCPMCQGAVTIDKNAVKRNLAYYSIAHASKFVRPGSVRIASNNSDTLPNVAFKTPEGKKVLIVANTSDSSQSFNIKYNGRAITATLDKGSVGTYIW; encoded by the coding sequence ATGAATAAAAATATCCGATCACTTTTATTGTGGCCACTGCTGTTTAGCACCACCGTTATCCATGCGCAAAAGGCAGATCAGGCTAATTTATGGTTAACCAAAGCCGACAGATCTGTTTTATTTGAGAAGCAAAAAGATGTTTTAAACTTTAAACCAGCAACCGATAACGGATTTACCATTACTGTTGATGACAAAAAAACATACCAGCCCATTGACGGCTTTGGCTTTGCATTAACCGGCGGCAGTGCCATGCACATCATCCGCATGAGTCCGGATAGTCGCGCTGCTCTGTTAAAAGAGCTATTTGACACCAATGGCAATAACATCGGCGTAAGTTATATCAGGTTGAGTATAGGTGCTTCAGATCTGAATGAAAAAGTGTTTTCATATGATGATATGCCGACCGGCCAAACGGACCCGGCATTAAAACATTTTGACCTGGGGCCCGACAAACAGGATGTAATTCCGGTTATGAAACAGATATTGGCTATTAATCCGGCTATCAAGATACTAGGGTCGCCCTGGTCGCCACCTGCCTGGATGAAAACCAATGAAGACACCCGTGGCGGTCGTTTAAAGCCCGAATACTACAGTGCTTATGCTAAATACCTGGTAAAATATATTCAGGGAATGAAAGCCAACGGCATACCTATTGACGCTATCACCATTCAAAACGAGCCTTTACATCCGGGTAATAATCCCAGCTTACTGTTGGTAGCCCCAGATGAAGGCGAGTTTATTAAAAACCATCTCGGACCAGCTTTTAAAGCGGCCGGTATTAAAACCAAGATCATTATTTATGACCATAATGCCGACAGACCTGATTATCCCATCTCTATCCTGAACGATCCAGCGGCCCGTAAATATATTGATGGTTCAGGCTTCCATTTATACGGAGGCGATATTGATGCCCTGACAGATGTACACAATGCACACCCGGATAAAAATCTTTACTTTACGGAGCAAATGGTGGTTGAAAAAGAGAACAGCACTACCATCAACATTGCCTCGCCTGTTAAAAGATTGATCATTGGGGCAACCCGCAACTGGAGCCGTAATGTACTGGAATGGAACCTGGCTGCGGATCCTGATTATAAACCCTATACCGACCGTGGTGGCTGCCCAATGTGTCAGGGGGCTGTAACCATTGACAAAAACGCAGTGAAACGCAACCTGGCTTACTACTCAATAGCCCATGCATCCAAATTTGTGCGCCCCGGCTCTGTCCGCATCGCCTCCAATAATTCTGATACATTGCCAAACGTGGCTTTCAAAACACCAGAGGGTAAAAAGGTGCTCATCGTAGCCAATACCAGCGACTCGTCGCAATCTTTTAATATCAAATATAATGGACGGGCTATTACTGCTACCCTGGATAAGGGTTCTGTAGGCACTTATATTTGGTAA
- a CDS encoding response regulator translates to MKEPHKKIIIFDDDEDILSICSYILEEKGWEVHTFTDCNNIADKVLPILPDVILMDNWIPDAGGIVATQTLKKAEELKHIPVIYFSANSDIQLLASHAGAQTYLAKPFDLEDLERVISNVLTTDSN, encoded by the coding sequence ATGAAAGAACCGCACAAAAAGATCATCATATTTGATGATGATGAAGATATACTGTCTATTTGTAGTTATATCTTGGAGGAGAAGGGATGGGAGGTGCATACTTTTACCGATTGCAATAATATTGCTGATAAAGTTTTGCCGATTTTACCGGATGTAATATTAATGGATAACTGGATTCCAGATGCCGGAGGGATTGTTGCTACGCAAACCCTAAAAAAGGCGGAAGAATTAAAGCATATACCAGTTATATACTTTTCGGCCAATAGCGATATCCAATTACTGGCCAGCCATGCTGGTGCACAAACCTATCTGGCTAAGCCCTTTGATCTGGAAGATCTGGAACGGGTTATCAGTAATGTATTAACAACAGATTCGAATTAA